The following nucleotide sequence is from Nitrosopumilus adriaticus.
CTGCACGCACATCTAATTCTACAGTATCAAAGTTTGATCCACTTTTTGCATGAATCGTCCATATCCCTGTTTTGGCATCAGAAGGTATTCTAAATTTTTCTTCAGAAATTCTTCCATTTTTATCTGAAAATGACTCTTCAACTATCTTTACTTCTTTTCCTTCTGGATCAAATAGGGAAATAGTGAGAATAGCATTTGGACTAGTTTCTCCTAAAACTAAAATTGAATCACCTGGATGGTACTCTGTTTTTGTGGTATTGATATCGATTTCACCTGAACCTACCTGCAATCCCACTGCAAAAATTTCCGTACTTTTAGCACTTCCTTTACTGACAACTGCTGAGTATACTCCTGACGCAAATCCTTTCAAATCAAGAGAATAAGAGCCTCTGCCATCTGGTTGCAATTGTATTGATATCACATCTCCTTTTGGTTTATCTGATGGATCAATGATTAATAGACTAACAACCTCGGATGCTTTACCTGTGACAGTAATTATTGCAGTTTCTGTAGACTTGTAACTTGATTTGTCAAATTCTATGTTTACTGGAATTTTTGGTAATTCTCCTAGTCCTACAAAAATAAATTCTTTATTCTTTTCTTGAGTTGCAATTAACGTGTATGTTCCTTCTGCTGTACTCTGAAGAGTTGGATATTCAAATTCTACAATCCCTGACTCATCAATTTCAATAATATCTGAAAATATTTCTTTTCCAAGAGGATCTTCTAGTGTTAACTCAATTGATTTGTTTGGTAATGCTGTCCCATTAAATTTTATAGTTTCACCCGGCTCAAATTTCAAACTAGTGGGTGTGATGATAATTACTTTGTCTGACTCGATAGTCCAGCTAATTGATTTGTTTGTTTTACCATCTGATAGAACCCCTGTATATTTTCCAAATGGTCTATCTAGTGGAACTATTAATGGTTCTATTTCCCAGTTTCCTTTACTATCAATCTCAGCTGTTCTTGTTCTGATGACTTCTCCATCTGGTGAATTAATTGTCAATGAAACACCTTTTCCTGGGGACCCAGTTCCAAAAATTTCTAGCAAATCTCCTCTATGTACAATGTTTGGAATACCTTCAATTGTTAATTTGATATTCTCTTCTGGGATTCTATTTTCAATCTCACCTATTCTAATG
It contains:
- a CDS encoding biofilm-associated protein gives rise to the protein MNKSSMRGIILSVTILLSITFIVIPSYAQEIDVSSIALEETTILELKNEQDQDINTFRIWVGSDYSFKSFKTEKGWVGEKTPQGVIVFTSSEPIKKGESVKFGVKTDKVSSGINWKALDGKDKQIDTGKVLPKELSKVVKNPDNVQIEENSGFSISAESIFRIVPEKPNVGSSIRVTGDKFGASQEFDFYIDTKKIGSFVTDKDGHFMTSMKIPEDQKADRADFIIKDKEGEEKKISIRIGEIENRIPEENIKLTIEGIPNIVHRGDLLEIFGTGSPGKGVSLTINSPDGEVIRTRTAEIDSKGNWEIEPLIVPLDRPFGKYTGVLSDGKTNKSISWTIESDKVIIITPTSLKFEPGETIKFNGTALPNKSIELTLEDPLGKEIFSDIIEIDESGIVEFEYPTLQSTAEGTYTLIATQEKNKEFIFVGLGELPKIPVNIEFDKSSYKSTETAIITVTGKASEVVSLLIIDPSDKPKGDVISIQLQPDGRGSYSLDLKGFASGVYSAVVSKGSAKSTEIFAVGLQVGSGEIDINTTKTEYHPGDSILVLGETSPNAILTISLFDPEGKEVKIVEESFSDKNGRISEEKFRIPSDAKTGIWTIHAKSGSNFDTVELDVRAVLEEGIIVSVLDNPDTYLGKSKTIQIFGVTQTVAIEIISSEGVEIDKLSIPASKAGEINLPWFIPAETEPGTYTIKVSDAFNFAETTFEIN